One Cryobacterium roopkundense genomic region harbors:
- a CDS encoding helix-turn-helix transcriptional regulator: MTAHPPGFKTLASLSRITLLNQLQRRGTMTIGDLAEATGLHQNTTREHLDRLVHDGFVTCEPERRDIKGRPRMLYSAAEGVDRAEGSIRGRKVEAALQRAEQVRRMLPPATPTSAHGHEPASAALTPVQRQLDALDDHLDQSGFDASVDPGGLQVHLRDCPYSEMVKSNPEVCRVHFTLIQGVLDQAEGPLRARQLHLVQAPQNCTLDLQHCGTKTEAGTEPEQNIIHGVLSL, from the coding sequence ATGACCGCGCACCCGCCGGGCTTTAAGACTCTCGCGAGTCTGAGCCGAATCACCCTGCTCAACCAGCTGCAGCGGCGCGGCACCATGACCATCGGCGATCTCGCCGAGGCCACGGGCCTGCACCAGAACACCACGCGGGAACACCTCGACCGTCTGGTGCACGACGGCTTCGTGACCTGCGAACCTGAACGCCGCGACATTAAGGGCCGCCCCAGGATGCTGTACTCCGCGGCCGAAGGGGTCGATCGTGCCGAGGGCTCGATTCGTGGGCGCAAGGTGGAGGCGGCGCTGCAACGCGCCGAGCAGGTACGACGGATGTTGCCGCCCGCCACCCCGACATCGGCCCACGGCCACGAGCCGGCATCCGCTGCCCTCACGCCGGTGCAGCGGCAGCTGGACGCCCTCGATGACCACCTCGACCAGTCCGGCTTTGATGCGAGCGTCGACCCCGGTGGGTTGCAGGTGCACCTGCGCGACTGCCCGTACTCCGAGATGGTGAAGTCGAACCCCGAGGTCTGCCGCGTGCACTTCACGCTCATTCAGGGCGTTCTCGACCAGGCAGAGGGCCCGCTGCGCGCGCGACAGCTGCACCTCGTTCAGGCGCCGCAGAACTGCACGCTCGATCTGCAGCACTGCGGAACCAAGACCGAAGCCGGAACCGAACCCGAGCAAAACATTATTCACGGTGTTCTGAGCTTGTAG